In Amycolatopsis sp. EV170708-02-1, the following are encoded in one genomic region:
- the cobC gene encoding Rv2231c family pyridoxal phosphate-dependent protein CobC, which yields MADYDLWHHGDREVGEGLVDLAVNVRLPAPPAWLRAELAAALDDLAAYPDVTAATAAVAARHSLPESRVLVTSGAAEAFTLLATALRPSYAVVVHPQFTEPEAALRAAGHAVHRVVLSPDDGFRLRDVPEEADLVFVGNPTNPTSVLHPAADLLALGRPDRLVVVDEAFLDAVPGETESLAGRPGFAVLRSLTKTWGIAGLRAGYVLADESVVDSLRAVQPPWSVSSLAAVAVEACCRPAALEEAEKLAVAAEADREYLVSGLTALGVEVLGEPRGPFVLVRLPGADGVRERLRENGFAVRRGDTFPGLDARYLRIAVRDRETVDRFLAALAVFAPAQRRGPEDREGE from the coding sequence ATGGCTGACTACGATCTCTGGCACCACGGCGATCGCGAGGTCGGCGAAGGTCTCGTCGATCTGGCGGTCAACGTCCGCCTGCCTGCGCCGCCCGCGTGGCTGCGCGCCGAACTGGCGGCGGCCCTCGACGACCTCGCCGCCTACCCGGACGTCACCGCCGCCACGGCCGCGGTCGCCGCCCGGCACTCACTGCCCGAGTCCCGGGTCTTGGTGACCTCCGGCGCCGCCGAGGCCTTCACGTTGCTGGCCACGGCGTTGCGCCCGTCGTATGCGGTGGTCGTGCACCCGCAGTTCACCGAACCCGAAGCCGCCCTGCGCGCGGCAGGCCACGCCGTGCACCGGGTGGTGTTGTCGCCGGACGACGGCTTCCGGCTGCGCGACGTGCCGGAAGAAGCCGATCTGGTCTTCGTCGGGAACCCCACGAATCCGACCTCCGTGCTGCATCCGGCCGCGGACCTGCTCGCGCTGGGCCGCCCGGATCGGCTGGTCGTCGTCGACGAGGCCTTCCTCGACGCCGTCCCCGGCGAGACCGAAAGCCTCGCGGGGCGACCGGGTTTCGCCGTTCTCCGCAGCCTGACGAAGACGTGGGGGATCGCCGGGCTGCGCGCGGGATACGTGCTGGCGGACGAGTCCGTTGTGGACAGTCTGCGCGCGGTGCAGCCCCCGTGGTCGGTGTCGTCACTGGCCGCCGTCGCCGTGGAGGCGTGTTGCCGCCCGGCGGCGCTGGAGGAAGCCGAGAAGCTGGCCGTGGCGGCGGAAGCGGACCGGGAGTACCTGGTTTCCGGCCTGACCGCGCTGGGTGTCGAGGTGCTCGGGGAGCCTCGGGGGCCTTTCGTGCTCGTACGGCTCCCGGGTGCCGACGGCGTCCGGGAACGGTTGCGGGAGAACGGTTTCGCCGTCCGGCGAGGGGACACCTTCCCGGGTCTGGACGCCCGGTACCTGCGGATCGCGGTGCGGGACCGGGAGACGGTGGATCGGTTCCTGGCCGCGCTGGCTGTTTTCGCTCCAGCGCAAAGGCGTGGCCCGGAGGACCGCGAGGGCGAATAG
- a CDS encoding cobyrinate a,c-diamide synthase translates to MVNRVVIAAPGSGHGKTTIAAGLMAALRARGLKVSGHKVGPDFIDPSYHALATGRPPRNLDPFLQGEDRLIPLLRHGSAGADIAVIEGVMGLFDGALGTEGYASTAHVARLLDAPVVLVVDASAASRSVAATVLGFAQYDTRVRLAGVILNKLGSQRHADEIVTALEATGVPLLGTLYRNEEIHAPSRHLGLVPAAERASESERLLPELAAWISEGVDLGAIVQVARSASRLSGEPWRPPFSYEGRRSVVAAAAGPAFTFRYTEAVELLAAAGVDVVDVDPLQDKELPEGCAGLYFGGGFPEVHAEELSANLPLRTAIARAVGDGMPVVAECAGLLYLCQDIDGLPMTGVLDASATMTKRGKLGYRKAFSPADSVLAVAGQRVTGHEFHRTIVEPGSGPTPAWGWDRTPDGFASASLHASYLHVHWAGYPELAERFAAAVHAHG, encoded by the coding sequence ATGGTGAACCGCGTGGTCATCGCCGCGCCCGGCTCCGGGCACGGCAAGACCACGATCGCCGCGGGCCTGATGGCGGCGTTGCGCGCGCGGGGGCTGAAGGTCTCCGGGCACAAGGTCGGTCCCGACTTCATCGACCCGAGCTACCACGCGCTCGCCACCGGGCGTCCCCCGCGCAACCTCGACCCGTTCCTCCAGGGCGAGGACCGGCTGATCCCGTTGCTGCGGCACGGTTCCGCCGGTGCCGACATCGCGGTGATCGAAGGCGTGATGGGCCTGTTCGACGGGGCGCTCGGCACCGAGGGCTACGCGTCGACCGCGCACGTCGCCCGATTGCTGGACGCGCCGGTGGTGCTCGTCGTGGACGCGTCGGCCGCGTCGCGCAGTGTCGCCGCGACCGTGCTCGGGTTCGCGCAGTACGACACCCGCGTGCGGCTCGCCGGGGTCATCCTCAACAAGCTGGGCTCGCAACGGCACGCGGACGAGATCGTCACCGCGCTGGAAGCGACCGGCGTCCCGCTGCTGGGCACGTTGTACCGCAACGAAGAGATCCACGCGCCCAGCCGTCACCTCGGCCTGGTCCCGGCGGCGGAACGGGCGAGCGAGTCCGAACGCCTGCTGCCTGAGTTGGCCGCGTGGATCAGCGAAGGGGTGGACCTCGGCGCGATCGTGCAGGTCGCGCGGTCGGCTTCGCGGCTTTCGGGGGAGCCCTGGCGGCCTCCGTTCTCGTATGAGGGGCGGCGGTCGGTCGTCGCCGCCGCGGCCGGTCCGGCGTTCACCTTCCGCTACACCGAGGCCGTCGAACTGCTCGCCGCCGCCGGTGTCGACGTCGTCGACGTGGATCCGTTGCAGGACAAGGAACTTCCCGAAGGCTGCGCCGGGCTGTACTTCGGCGGCGGGTTCCCCGAGGTGCACGCCGAGGAGCTGTCGGCGAATCTCCCGCTGCGGACGGCGATCGCGCGGGCCGTCGGCGACGGAATGCCCGTCGTGGCCGAATGCGCGGGGCTGCTGTACCTGTGCCAGGACATCGACGGGCTGCCGATGACCGGCGTCCTCGACGCGTCGGCCACCATGACGAAACGCGGAAAACTCGGGTACCGCAAGGCTTTCTCGCCCGCCGACAGTGTGCTCGCGGTCGCCGGGCAACGGGTCACCGGGCACGAATTCCACCGTACGATCGTCGAACCCGGCAGCGGCCCGACCCCGGCCTGGGGCTGGGACCGCACTCCCGACGGGTTCGCTTCGGCGTCACTGCACGCGTCGTATCTGCACGTCCACTGGGCGGGCTATCCCGAACTCGCCGAGCGGTTCGCCGCCGCGGTGCACGCCCATGGCTGA
- the cobO gene encoding cob(I)yrinic acid a,c-diamide adenosyltransferase, with protein MPQGKPETVPNDGLTTRQRRNRPLLAVHTGEMKGKSTAAFGMALRAWNQGWSIGVFQFVKSAKWRVGEEAAFRALGKLHEDTGQGGAVEWHKMGEGWSWARKSGSEEDHAANAREGWAEIKRRLAAETHDFYVLDEFSYLLKWGWLEVDDVVSTLSERPGHQHVVITGRYAPPELIEAADLVTEMTKVKHPMDAGQKGQRGIEW; from the coding sequence ATGCCACAGGGCAAACCGGAAACCGTGCCGAACGACGGCCTCACCACCCGCCAGCGGCGCAACCGCCCGCTGCTCGCCGTGCACACCGGCGAGATGAAGGGCAAGTCCACGGCCGCGTTCGGGATGGCGCTGCGCGCGTGGAACCAGGGCTGGTCGATCGGCGTGTTCCAGTTCGTCAAATCGGCGAAGTGGCGCGTCGGCGAGGAAGCCGCGTTCCGCGCGCTGGGCAAGCTGCACGAGGACACCGGCCAGGGCGGCGCCGTCGAGTGGCACAAGATGGGCGAAGGCTGGAGCTGGGCGCGCAAATCCGGTTCCGAAGAGGATCACGCCGCCAACGCCCGTGAGGGCTGGGCCGAGATCAAACGCCGTCTCGCCGCCGAAACCCACGACTTCTACGTCCTCGACGAGTTCAGCTACCTGCTCAAATGGGGCTGGCTCGAAGTCGACGACGTCGTCTCGACCCTGAGTGAACGCCCCGGCCATCAGCACGTGGTGATCACCGGCCGGTACGCGCCGCCGGAGCTGATCGAGGCGGCGGACCTGGTCACCGAGATGACGAAGGTGAAGCATCCGATGGACGCCGGGCAAAAGGGCCAGCGAGGGATCGAATGGTGA